A window from Mya arenaria isolate MELC-2E11 chromosome 9, ASM2691426v1 encodes these proteins:
- the LOC128203060 gene encoding cleavage stimulation factor subunit 1-like, translated as MEVKQRELLYRLVISQLFYDGHQQLAVSLANLVKAHPACPPSDRLLKVIKLGLKVEEEETGEKAFKTDFVTPGSGIDLEFETDVQTISAEAALYETCYVTSHKSACRVATFHPTGQLIATGSEDTSIKILDVERMLAKSATPPEVIAQETPQQAMENHPVIRTLYDHAGEISTLDFHPHHQILVSGSKDHSVRFFEYSKPSVKKAYKSIQEAAEVRTVAFHPSGNFLLVGTSQPTLRMYDVKTFSCYVGRNPNDQHTAAVTCAKYSPNANLYTSCSKDGNIKVWDSVSGLCINTFKNAHDGEEVCSVQFTRNSKYILSSGKDSMVKLWELSTNRCLIIYTGAGTMGKQEHRTKCCFNHTEDYVLFPDEKTTSLCCWDSRNAERQRLLSLGHNGIVRCINHSPTGPAFVTTSDDNRARFWYRKADSD; from the exons ATGGAGGTGAAGCAGCGAGAATTGTTATACCGACTTGTAATAAG TCAGCTGTTCTATGATGGTCACCAACAATTAGCTGTGAGTCTAGCAAACCTCGTAAAGGCTCACCCAGCCTGCCCACCATCTGACAGACTGCTGAAGGTGATCAAACTGGGACTTAAAGTTGAAGAAG AGGAGACTGGTGAGAAGGCATTCAAGACAGATTTTGTCACCCCTGGGTCCGGAATTGATCTGGAGTTTGAAACTGATG ttcAGACAATATCAGCAGAGGCAGCGCTGTATGAAACATGCTATGTCACATCACACAAAAGTGCCTGCAGAGTGGCGACTTTCCACCCGACTG GGCAGCTGATTGCAACAGGATCGGAGGATACTTCAATCAAG ATTCTGGATGTAGAGCGTATGTTGGCCAAGAGTGCCACACCCCCAGAGGTGATTGCTCAGGAGACACCCCAACAGGCCATGGAAAACCACCCAGTTATACGTACATTATATGACCATGCTGGG gaGATCTCAACACTTGACTTCCACCCCCATCACCAGATTCTTGTCTCCGGCAGTAAGGACCACAGTGTTCGCTTCTTTGAGTACTCTAAACCCTCCGTGAAGAAGGCATACAAGAGCATACAG GAGGCTGCAGAAGTTAGGACTGTGGCATTCCACCCAAGCGGAAACTTCTTATTGGTCGGAACAAGTCAGCCAACAT tGCGGATGTATGATGTGAAGACATTTTCCTGCTATGTTGGAAGGAATCCAAATGATCAACACACAGCGGCAGTCACTTGT GCCAAGTACAGTCCCAATGCCAACCTATACACATCATGTTCCAAGGACGGCAATATCAAAGTATGGGACTCTGTATCGGGGTTGTGTATCAACACCTTTAAAAACGCCCATGATGGAGAGGAAGTCTGCTCTGTACAGTTTACAAGGAACTCCAAG TACATTTTGTCAAGTGGGAAAGATAGCATGGTGAAACTGTGGGAGCTCTCAACTAATCGCTGCCTCATCATCTACACAGGAGCTGGAACCATGGGGAAACAGGAGCACAGGACTAAGTGCTGCTTTAACCACACAGAAGACTATG TGTTGTTTCCggatgaaaaaacaacaagccTGTGTTGCTGGGATTCCAGAAATGCAGAGAGACAGCGCCTCCTTTCACTTG
- the LOC128246204 gene encoding NADH dehydrogenase [ubiquinone] 1 beta subcomplex subunit 5, mitochondrial-like, whose protein sequence is HNLCVHWTDSQEKTELQVLKKGRINCASKMPVWSSLRAPAAVGARMLLNNVKHGAQLSAPVRQMGGGENNIFMVPSRYITYRFKDDVHFYVALGVIPLFLFATYCNVVIGPAELKDTPEDYVPENHEYLKSPVSRKLCEILGPLWPSYEKQYESGLYWTYVALQKAKVREEHYRMRQLMKERQDQSNFYFVPAYDKFSDRKEAHRYMKETSTHS, encoded by the exons CATAATCTCTGTGTGCATTGGACTGACAGCCAAGAAAAGACAGAGTTACAGGTCCTGAAAAAAGGTCGAATCAACTGTGCATCAAAAATGCCTGTTTGGAGTTCTTTACGAGCCCCGGCAGCAGTTGGTGCTCGCATGCTGTTAAACAATGTCAAACACGGAGCACAATTATCAGCCCCAG TTCGACAGATGGGCGGTggagaaaacaatattttcatggtTCCTTCACGCTACATAACATATAGATTCAAGGATGACGTG cATTTCTATGTGGCCTTAGGAGTAATCCCACTTTTTCTGTTTGCTACATACTGTAACGTTGTCATAG GTCCGGCAGAACTCAAGGATACACCCGAAGATTATGTACCTGAGAACCATGAATATCTCAAG TCACCAGTGTCTCGAAAGCTGTGTGAGATTTTGGGCCCACTTTGGCCCAGCtatgaaaaacaatatgaatCAGGGCTGTACTGGACTTATGTTGCGTTACAGAAAGCAAAAGTTAG GGAGGAACATTACCGTATGAGGCAGCTTATGAAGGAGAGGCAAGATCAGAGCAACTTCTACTTCGTGCCCGCATACGATAAATTCAGTGATAGAAAGGAAGCCCACAGATACATGAAAGAAACGTCTACACACTCTTAA